CACTCCCGCGCCCCTCCTCCGGCCTACACCTTGATCTTATTTGATCGGGTCGTGACTCCAGCCCCGCCGGGCCGACCCGAAATGAAAAGCTCCCCTCCTGCGAAGCCCTTTCCTTGGGGCGCTGTGCAGCGAGGCCCCTTGGGCGGTGGCAACGCCGCGGTCCCCGAGGTCCCGGAGCCGGTCCAACGGGGCCCGGCGCTCAGAAGTGATGAATTGATCAGATAGACGAGGCCGGGCTTGTCCCGGGCCACTGATTATCGAGGCGATTCTGATCTGAGCCCGGCCCAGGGCCGCCGGTGGCGTTGGGGCTAACGTGTCCACGGTCGGCGGCGGGCCCGGGGTGCTGACGGGCGATTGAATAAGCCGTTGCCCCGCGCGAGGGAGCGGGAGCGGAAAGGGGACAGAGGCCTTGTTCCCCGCTGCAGTTTTTCTTCCGTAGCCTCCTCCCTTTTTTCGTTCAGGCCCGCCTTGTCATGATGACTCTATGGTACCAACACTGGTGCCCCTGGTCTAAGGCCTGTCGCGAAGGGATATAGGTGTACACAcatgtctatatatgtgtgtatatatccataAGAGAACTAGGAAGGACATCTTTTAAGAATTCAGATTCCAGGGATCCGCACCATACTTACTTAATTTGAATTATCAGTGAGATCTTggaatctttatttttagaagtctCCATGCATAGATTGCAATGATAAATTTTTTGATGTTAAGTATCAAATAATCCGCATGAGATGGTTCTTAAGAGTCATCCCTCTCTGCCAATTTCAGCCATTCTAAATaatgagaactgaaaatattGCACTCAGCAGCAAACACTATGTAAATATACTGGAGTATCTCCGTGGGAGAGCGGTTGTGATAGCTCGGTGGTATTTAAGGACCTGCACCTGAGTACGAGGAAGAAACACTTTCATACCTGAATTATTCAACAATGCATATACTGTCCAAACTTAGAAATGGGAATTTACAGTACAATATTCCAAAAGATTCCTGTGAGTgacttaataattttaaaaactacattaatGCATCAGTTTTTAGGTACTTTCAGACCCTAGCACCAGATTGCTGAGCCCTGTTTCTAAGAATCGGGCTGTATATCAGCACAAATcaaggcaaagaaaagagaattaactCCCAGGCAAGGAGGCAGTAGCAGaattaaaagaatgaacaatgatGAGAAGCCAGGACCAGGGAGACAGAGTCCTCATGGAAAACTAAAGCCTAACAGACGACTAAATCTGGGAAGTCTGAAATCTCTTAAGTGTGACCTCAGCATAAATATTAATGCTACAAAGAGCCACTAAAACAACAGTGTTAAGCTCATTGAGAGAATGGACCATGTCCATTCTTGTTTCCCCAACACTTAGCTCAGTGTCTGAGACAGAAAGTTTTGCAAGAAATGTTGAATGGGTGTATATCTGTATGGTTGGAATGACTCCAGTTTACAAAATGTGAATACCTTTCTCCTGCCCAAAACAGTGATATTCTGTCCTAAATCCATATCTTTTCATCAAGATGACTTTCCAAGTTGCAAATATGCCCAAAGGACCAGTTTCTAAAAGttgagaaacttccatatttTAAGAGTAGTCAAGTAGCAGTCCATGGGTAACAGACACTCCAGGATTCATCTTACACAAGTCTATTTAATGGAGGTGGGTGGCAAGATGTTCCACTATGGTTTGTGAGTCCAGGGGCCTGTCAACACTTAGGTGGAGAAGAAGCCACCATCATTCTTTCGAGAATAGCCTCCATTGGTGGCTGCGGTGTGAGGGGAcactggagaagagaagagggagcgGGCTGTGAATTTCAGATCCTTTGCCTTTTCTGGGAACCTGTTGTCATCCATATATTTCTGGGTACTGCTATGGAGAAGGTTCTGGTTTATAGAGGACTGGCAGCAGAGAGTTACAGGTCTTCCACTTCCAGGTTTCCGCCTTTTgctgaaaatttttgttccctAGACCTAAAGCTGAGGTAGAGGCTCTGAAAAACTGAATTCATTTCCCAGCTTTATAGGCAGCATGTCCCCTGGTAATAGTCTGATATGTGtcaactgaatcactgctgtccCAAGACTCAGTTATCCCTGGTGTTCTCTAATGGCCAACACCTCAACTCCCTGATTCCTGGGTCCATTTAGAAAAACTTTTGCACCATcgtctgccccctgcccctcaaGTCTTCTAACCCTTACCTATGGATCCCTGGATGCTGTGGATAGACTCCTTCTTAGGGTTGATCCAGTGTCTGATGTTAGCTCGGGAAGTGATGGGGGGTAGTTGGGGAGGGGGTAAAATTTCTCCAGGGAATTGGATCTTGATTCTAGAAGATGGTGTGGAGAAGAACAGGGGAGAGTGAAATCAATCACGAGAAGAAAGGTAAGGAGGAAAAGACAGTTGCATGCAACCTCAAAAATAAAGCAGCCAAAGGCCCTTTTAACCCTCTGTGACATTAACCAAAGATTTTGCTTATACAGATGGGCACAATCTTGGAGGATCTCTtcattttagaaagttaaaaaaaaagaaattgttttacagatacagaagtaaaaaatacagaaatctatACAAACAAGTACCTATTGATTGTTATTCCCGAGGTGTAACTTACGCGATTGGATGGCATTGTCCTTGGGGGAGAGAGGCTCTGCCTCCACCACTTACCCATGGGTATCCTGGATGGTCTCCTGGTGTACCAGTATCTCACTTTTGTTCTTGAATGTCCCCGTGTAGTGGTTGTACAAGGCTGATAAGCGGAAATCCAAGTCATCCTTGGGTATCTACAGAGGAAGCCAACCCCCCCAGGGTTAACTTGCCACCCCTGCACCCGCTCCAGTCGGGTTCTTTTGGGCTCTACTCTTCCCTCAAAGCAGAGCAAACCTTTTGGGCCTGAGAGCCACCAACTCCTTACACACCAAATCACTGTGCACGATGACTTCTTAACTCTTGTCCATACAGAACTGTCTCATGGTTAGGTCTAAGGCATCAGGGGCTCTCCTGGAGACTTGAGGGTCACTGTACTGCCCTTGACTTGGGCTTAATGGGCCTTGCCTCACTCATGGTTATAATGAGAAGAGTGAGAAGGCGGGTGACGGAATGATTTACTCTAAGTAATCAACTGGAGCAAAACCCAAGCCTTCTGACGTTACAGAGGCCAGAGAAGTTGGTATTTGGCTTTAGATTTGATAGGATCTTGGACTGGGGACAAGATAAAGATGCTAAAGCAGTTAGGGACAGACTCCCTTTCAAAAAGAATATTGATTTGTCTTAAGTGGATGTAAAGAGAAACAGCATTTCAATTTGGGTTACCTCAGGATCAAAAAAATTAGCATCCCGCCTCATGGAGGTGATTGTAGGTGTTGAGTTGAGCCGATGCCAGGGGTCCTGCTGTTGAGCAAGGTGAGTTGGGTTCTTATATGGCAGTTTCTGTAAAAGAGAAACAACACCCAGGACAGGTTACAGGAGGCCTTGCTGATATGGTAGCTTCAGTGACATCCATCCCCTTATTCTACCCTATTTTAACTGAATCTCAGACACCTACAAAGGGGAGAACGACATGGGGCAAGACTCCCAGGCTTTTGATCCTCCTAAGTGTTCAATCTTAGAACTGACAGGAATAGGCCAGGAATACAGGAAAAGGGGTGAAGAGGGATAGAGGGTGAAGAGTCGGGAGCAGAAAGGCAAGATAATGAGCTCAGATTTAGAAGTCCTGACTTTGAAGAAGAGGTGAGACGTCCTGATGCCATTAACAGGTAGGAAACTGGAAGTGTCAGCTGTTGGAGGAGAACTCAGAACAAGTAACAGATCTGGGGTCATGCACATGAAGGAGTGGTGGAAGCCTGCAGAAAGGAGTCTGACTGAAAAGGAAGGGGTGCTTCATGTGGACTGCACAATATTataactggggtgggggtgaaggaagGACACAACAAGAGGCAATCAGAGACAGAATCAAGTGAGGACATTTTTTCTGTAAGCAAGGAAGGGTCATTGTGCCTTCAGGAATGTCAAAAAATTCATTGGACATACAGTCCTCAATAAACCCCCACAAGTATGAATACAAAAAGTGCAAAACTGATTTCTTCATGACACGTACAATGCCGTattgttcaccactgtatcccaAGTACCCAGCACAGTGACCTAACGTTGTGTTCTAAAATGAAATACTGGTTGAATCAATGACTGAATTTCAGTCTACTACTATAATCTAGTAGAAATCTCATTCTACCTTCCAGTGCTGgtaccctctccctccctgtgtaTGACAAAGTGCTGCGTGACTCAGCTCAACAAGGCATTAATTGAAGAGTATGGACCAGGCACTATGCTATcaccaaaaaagattaaaatgaaatgagaaaactacAAATATATATGATGCAAGCCTAGGCAGCTCTCCTCCCATTCCTAGGCTACGTCAGCCTCATCGTCTTTCTGAGCAGAAGAGGAAGATTGCCTTTCACTGAGAAACTCAAGCCTGTCAAGCATGAGTGCCACCTTAACAtcctttttccttccatctcAGAGAAAGGGAAGTCCCTTTTATTCAAGAATAACCCTTCTTCTCTGaacccagcctttcccaggaCCTGCACTATCCTGGCTTCCCcgtccccagcctctccctcattcctttttttattgtctAGATACCACTCTATGACCTTCCCTTACCGAGCCACGCTTCTTTAAGAGTCAACACTTCCTACTTCCACTTCCTCCCCATTCCTACCCACTCTTCAGCCCACTGCAGGCTGCCCTGTGCCTCAAGCACCCACTGAAACTGCTCCTGCTAGTGACCAATAATCTTTGTGGCTAGGTCAGGTGTATCCTTTCCAGAGCCGATCTTATTTGACCTCTGTGGTTTCTGGCACCACGACTCTGATTCCATGAAATGTTCTCTCCATCCTGTGTGGGTCCAGctcctcctggttttcctcctgcctctggttGTTACTTCTCAGCTTCTTTCtcagctcttctttctctctctgccccttagTGCTATTCTCCAGGGGTTTCGTTTCTGCTTTGCTGACTCACCTTCACTGGATGAGCTCATTCCCTCCTCAGGCTTCAACTACCTTATGAATATTGTGTCTTCAACCCACAACTCTCAACCATGTTGCCTACTATTCATCTCCATGTAAATGTCCCACAGACTCCACAAAAGCAACAGCTACATAATTGATCTCAACATCTTTCTCCCCAAATTTGTTTCCCTGGATGCCTCATTCAGTAAATGGTATCAATTAAGCCCTCAGAGACCTAGAAGCTACCCTAGGCTCATCCCCTCTCTTGGTCCATATCCAGTCAAAGTCCTGTCAGTCCTGCCTTTTGCATCTTATTGCCATCCCCTGTGTCACTGCTTTAGATTCCTTACTTCTCCTGGAGGTTGTTGCACAAGCCTCCTAGCTGACCCCTCTTGTCCCCACTAACCTCTTATCCAATCTACTGCCACCTGTGCTTTTTACAACACCCATCAAGTACATCACTCCCGTACTTGAATGTCCCAAGATGATTCTCCAGTGCTTCCAGGATGGAAACCTAGTTCACTAGCATGGTGTACACAGCACACCCAGGCCAACAAGTTCACTTCTCCAGCTTCCGCCCTCGCCACTTCTCCATTTCACACCAACACTTCAGCCACTTTGGGGCCCTTGTCCCCAAGAGGCCACCCTCACTCTCCTCTCCATGTATATGCACCTGCTGCTCCCTACCTCTGCTCCCTTTGCTGTGAATGTCCagttcctgcttcctccctcctaaCTCAcattccacctcctccctcccctggtccAGCTAACTCACATTTGGTTGTCAAAACTCACCTGCTCTGGGAAGCTTTCCTTTAAGCTCCCATTTCCCATGACACTTACATATAACTGTCATGACACATGTGTTATTGTGCAAGCacttttgctgttgctgttgtcaGCTGGCTTTTGTACTGGAGTTCCCTGAGAATAGGAGTTACACCTAATTTATCTGTACATCCTCAATGTTTAGCAGATGTCTGGCATATGGtgaataataaatgttgaatgaacaaaagaGAGCTCTTTGATTTTGTTATTAAGCTATAATTACCATCTAATTCACCTTATTTTGCATCACTTCAAACATTTCAACTACTTCTACCAGAAAAAAGATCATCTAAGTTTCCGAATCACTGGCCACCATCTTTAAacacgtatatatacacaaacatatgcCAGCATGAATCGGAAGACAGAGACAGCGTGAAGACAGATGTATAAACCCTGCCCTGGTGGCTTTTAGAGGATTCGCTCCCACTCCATATTTCATATCTCTTCAGAGAACAATTTTCCAAATAGGAGAGGGTGGCTTGGAGGAATTTGGGCCCTGTGTAAGTCCCATTATGCCAATCATTGCTTTGAGCTGTGAGTGCCCGGTGTTCCTCTGGACTAAAGCTCTACTTTCTTCTGCTCAAATGCACCTCTGAAACATTGGCAGACCTGAATGTGGGGACATGGAGGCAGGCAGAAAACtgactcagtgtcctcatcagAGTCCTTTAAGTTACTGTCACACCGACAGAAAGAAGGGTGCCGTCGACCCTGCTGGGAATCTACGCAAGAATCCTCAGTACCTTGGAAGCCAGCGGTTTTCCCAAGTAGGAGTCATCGTTATCCAACGTAGGGTGCTGGAAAGGGTCTCGCGTGACAGACATTGGTAAAATGCCGAGCGAGAGGCTCTTGAGAGGGATGAGAGGCCCGCGCAGCCGCACACAACTTTGGATCCCGGGTCCCAATTGTTTGGAACGCCCAATTTCAGTTGCCAGGCAACTGCCCCACCGTCTATTACTGAGGTGAATTCCCTCCGAGAAGGGCGCCACCTGGCGGTCCAATGCAGGAGGCCCCTCCGGAAGAAGCTACTGGAAACGCAGAGCGAAAGCGCCGCTGGGGAGCCCTGGATTTGCACTCGTGAGCCTGCGGTGAAAGACGCCGGCCTCCCATGTACAGGACTTCTGCAAAACACTTCAGTTGAGGAAAGAAGCTCTAAAATGTGGCCCCAAAATGTCCTTCTCCCTGGCATCTAACGAAAGGATTTCTCAAAACTATGAGAGAATGGGAATGTCAAGAGACAGCAGGGTCCAGCTGTCGTGCTTGGAAAATTGCCGGCTAAGGCAAACCCTCCTTGCCTAAACTCGGCTTCTACTACACAAGGCTTTGCATAGAGCTGCTTTGTAAAGACACAGATGGATTTGGCGGGATGCAAGTAAGATCTCCAGAAGCGGCTGTCGCAGTAGGTAACACCTACTGGGGCCAGTCTTCCAGGATATAGCCTCTGGAGGAGAGACGGCATCTCAGCCATCTTTCTATCGATGAAAGATGGGCATCGATCTGAAATTGGGCGTTCCAAACCATTGGGACCCGGGATCCTCCGCGTGCAAAGTTGTGTGCGGCTGCGCGGGCCTCTCATCCCTCCTAACAGCCTCTCGCTCGGCATTTTACCATCGATATTAGTATTTATCGAACGCCACATCTGCAAATTTAGAGGTGTTCATAAGTAGCCGATGACCCGAAAGAGCAGTGGAAAACACGAATTTGGTGGTAATGACTTGGAGGTTGTTTCCACCGCGTTCTTTACACGAGCCCCGTGCGCGCCTGTTGGGACAGTTGCAGACCCTGCGCGCGCGCCTTCGCACGCGGCGTGCGCCAGCGGCAGCGGCTGCCATGACGACAGGCAGGTGAGCGGCAGCGGAGCGCGTGGTCCCTGCCCCACCCGCGCGGAGGGAAAGAGGAGGCGGTTGCCAAGGCGACGTGGgttgaaggagaagaggaaggagggaggaggaaggatgggcGGCCTTGGCGTAGCCGCAGGGAGGTGACTGAAGCGAGCCCAGCCCCTTGCATCCTCCCCCTGTGaac
This region of Camelus ferus isolate YT-003-E chromosome 9, BCGSAC_Cfer_1.0, whole genome shotgun sequence genomic DNA includes:
- the C9H1orf194 gene encoding protein C1orf194 homolog — translated: MSVTRDPFQHPTLDNDDSYLGKPLASKKLPYKNPTHLAQQQDPWHRLNSTPTITSMRRDANFFDPEIPKDDLDFRLSALYNHYTGTFKNKSEILVHQETIQDTHGIKIQFPGEILPPPQLPPITSRANIRHWINPKKESIHSIQGSIVSPHTAATNGGYSRKNDGGFFST